From a single Melospiza georgiana isolate bMelGeo1 chromosome 5, bMelGeo1.pri, whole genome shotgun sequence genomic region:
- the LOC131084095 gene encoding T-cell surface glycoprotein CD8 alpha chain-like, with the protein MDTSPAPLLLLALAFCCPGIYSQKLEVKLRSPKDIGQLRVGQRLELECHTDRSHGASWIRQDSSGTLHFIVFINSLSKPTFEAGQRTSTRFEASKDSTIYRLAVKSFTPQDQGSYFCVMNLNQMLHFSPGQPAFLPATTTVAPSTPAPTSQGSTTEEPNLTSPDPDSRMQEDLDSSCLAFLCVTLAGLCLLLLQLLATTIVLHQLKVAPTPLGAPQA; encoded by the exons ATGGACACATCTCCTGCCCCGCTCCTGCTGCTCGCGCTGGCATTCT gctgccctgggatCTACAGCCAGAAACTTGAGGTGAAGCTCAGGTCTCCCAAGGACATCGGGCAGCTCCGGGTGGGacagaggctggagctggagtgTCACACTGACAGGAGCCATGGGGCATCCTGGATCCGCCAGGACAGCAGTGGGACCCTTCACTTCATTGTCTTCATCAATTCCCTGTCCAAGCCCACGTTTGAGGCGGGGCAGAGAACGTCCACACGCTTTGAGGCGAGCAAAGACAGCACAATCTATCGGCTGGCAGTGAAATCCTTCACACCACAGGACCAGGGCAGCTATTTCTGTGTGATGAATCTCAACCAAATGCTGCACTTCAGCCCTGGCCAGCCCGCCTTCCTCCCAG CCACCACCACAGTGGCACCCAGCACTCCAGCACCCaccagccagggcagcaccacTGAGGAGCCCAACCTCACATCTCCAGACCCAG ACAGCAGAATGCAGGAAGACCTGGATTCCTCCTGTCTCGCCTTCCTCTGTGTCACCTTGGCagggctctgcctcctgctcctccagctcctggccacCACCATCGTGCTGCATCAACTTAAGGTTGCACCTACCCCTCTAGGTGCACCTCAGGCCTga